In Ovis canadensis isolate MfBH-ARS-UI-01 breed Bighorn chromosome 3, ARS-UI_OviCan_v2, whole genome shotgun sequence, one DNA window encodes the following:
- the SP7 gene encoding transcription factor Sp7: MASSLLEEEAHYGSSPLAMLTAACSKFGSSSPLRDSTTLGKAGTKKPYSVTSDLSASKTMGDAYPAPFSSTNGLLSPPGSPPAPTSGYANDYPPFSHSFPGPTGTQDPGLLVPKGHSSSDCLPSVYTSLDMAHPYGSWYKAGIHAGISPGPGNAPTPWWDMHPGGNWLGGGQGQGDGLQGTLPAGPAQPPLNPQLPTYPSDFAPLNPAPYPAPHLLQPGPQHVLPQDVYKPKAVGNSGQLEGSGGAKPPRGAGTGGSAGYGSSGAGRSSCDCPNCQELERLGAAAAGLRKKPIHSCHIPGCGKVYGKASHLKAHLRWHTGERPFVCNWLFCGKRFTRSDELERHVRTHTREKKFTCLLCSKRFTRSDHLSKHQRTHGEPGPGPPASGPKELGEGRSAGEEEASQTPRPSASPAPPEKAPEGSPEQSNLLEI; this comes from the exons ATGGCGTCCTCCCTGCTTGAG gaGGAAGCTCACTATGGCTCCAGCCCCCTGGCCATGCTGACAGCGGCGTGCAGTAAATTTGGCAGCTCCAGCCCTCTGCGGGACTCCACGACACTGGGCAAAGCAGGCACAAAGAAGCCATACTCTGTGACCAGTGACCTTTCAGCCTCCAAAACCATGGGGGATGCTTACCCAGcccccttctccagcaccaatGGGCTCCTCTCCCCCCCAGGCAGCCCTCCAGCACCCACCTCGGGCTATGCCAATGACTACCCTCCCTTTTCCCACTCGTTCCCAGGGCCCACGGGCACCCAGGACCCTGGGCTCCTAGTGCCCAAGGGGCACAGCTCTTCTGACTGCCTGCCCAGCGTCTACACCTCTCTGGACATGGCACACCCCTATGGCTCCTGGTACAAGGCAGGCATCCACGCAGGCATCTCACCGGGCCCAGGCAATGCTCCTACCCCTTGGTGGGACATGCATCCTGGGGGCAACTGGCTCGGTGGCGGGCAGGGCCAGGGTGATGGGCTGCAAGGGACACTGCCTGCAGGCCCTGCTCAGCCTCCATTGAACCCCCAGTTGCCCACCTACCCGTCCGACTTTGCCCCCCTTAATCCAGCCCCCTATCCAGCTCCCCACCTTCTGCAGCCAGGGCCCCAGCATGTCTTGCCCCAGGATGTCTATAAACCCAAGGCAGTGGGCAACAGTGGGCAGCTGGAGGGGAGCGGTGGAGCCAAACCCCCCCGGGGTGCAGGCACAGGGGGCAGTGCTGGCTACGGGAGCAGCGGAGCAGGGCGCTCCTCCTGTGACTGCCCCAACTGCCAGGAGCTGGAGCGCCTGGGCGCTGCCGCAGCCGGGCTGCGAAAGAAGCCGATCCACAGTTGCCACATCCCAGGCTGTGGCAAGGTGTATGGCAAGGCCTCCCATCTGAAGGCCCACCTACGCTGGCACACGGGAGAGAGGCCTTTCGTCTGCAACTGGCTCTTCTGTGGCAAGAGGTTCACCCGTTCGGACGAGCTGGAGCGCCATGTGCGCACTCACACCCGGGAGAAGAAGTTCACCTGCCTGCTCTGCTCAAAGCGCTTTACCCGAAGCGACCACCTGAGCAAACATCAACGCACCCATGGCGAGCCAGGTCCGGGACCCCCAGCCAGCGGCCccaaggagctgggggagggccgCAGCGCTGGCGAAGAAGAGGCCAGTCAGACGCCCAGACCTTCTGCCTCACCGGCACCCCCAGAAAAAGCCCCTGAAGGCAGTCCGGAGCAGAGCAACCTGCTGGAGATCTGA